The Candidatus Brocadia sp. genome includes the window TAACCCTGCTGGTTTATGTAGTAAGGGCAATCCGGTGGCGTGGATTACTGTCACATATTAAATCAATTTCTGTAATAAATCTGTTGTCTGTTACCAGCATCGGCTTCATGGCAAACAATATTCTTCCCGCCCGTGTGGGAGAAGTGTTAAGGCCGTTTATATTGACGAAAAAGGAGGATATAAAATTTTCAACCTCCTTTGCTACAGTAATCGTGGAACGGATCTTTGACATGCTCGGACTCATTATATTCACGGTAGCCGTCATTGCCTTGTTACCACATCCCTCTGACATTCACCATAACACCCTAGTGCAAGTTTCTGCAAGTCAGGTGAGCACAGTCAAGGAATCGATTATCCCTTTACTGAAAAAATGGACCGAGGTATTCGCAGCGGTGGGGGTCTTTACCATTGCCAGCCTTTTTTTAGTCGTTATGAAACCTGATTTCTTTAAAAGAATCCTTTCAAAACTGTGCTCCTTTCTGCCCCATAAACTGAGGGATAAGGTTTTGGGGCTATATGAATCCTTTGTTTATGGTCTAAAAATTCTTGAAGATAAAAAACAAACGGTATGGATTTTGGTACTTTCACTCTTTATCTGGTTCCTCGGCGGGGCAGAAATATATCTTCTTGGATTTTCATTTCACATGCATCTCCCTTTTGTGGGGGCGTGTCTTGTCGCTGTTTGTCTTGCACTGGCGGTTGCCCTGCCTCAGGCGCCCGGCTACATTGGCGTTTTCCATATCGCGGTGCTAAAATCTTTACATATTTTCGGAATAGAAACCACAGCGGCCCAAAGCTATGCCATTGTTTTATGGGCCATCAGCATCCTTCCTTCCACGATTATGGGTTTTCTTTTTCTCTGGAGAGAAGGCATTGCCTTCCGTGAAGTAGTCAAACTGGAAGAAGAAATCGTCGAAGGGAAGCTGGAAGAGCTGGAAGGTGTAACAAAAGACATTAAATAAGTTAATCCCCCTTAGCAAAGGGGGATTTGGGGGGTTGTGTTTTTTCTCATCGAATCCTTTAATATCAAAGTATTTTACAACCCCCCTGACTCCCCCCTTTTTTAAGGGAGACTTCTTGCCTGCTACCATACACAAACCCTTTTAAATAAAATGAAAATTCATATATAATTGAGTGAATGTCACAGGAAGACCTTTTAAAATTAAAGATAGATAAGTCGGCGAGGAGTATTCGACCGGTA containing:
- a CDS encoding flippase-like domain-containing protein; the encoded protein is MKLSKKNILFILSIIVSIVCTWLFIRNIDWLLLKNALRDANYWLIIPTLILTLLVYVVRAIRWRGLLSHIKSISVINLLSVTSIGFMANNILPARVGEVLRPFILTKKEDIKFSTSFATVIVERIFDMLGLIIFTVAVIALLPHPSDIHHNTLVQVSASQVSTVKESIIPLLKKWTEVFAAVGVFTIASLFLVVMKPDFFKRILSKLCSFLPHKLRDKVLGLYESFVYGLKILEDKKQTVWILVLSLFIWFLGGAEIYLLGFSFHMHLPFVGACLVAVCLALAVALPQAPGYIGVFHIAVLKSLHIFGIETTAAQSYAIVLWAISILPSTIMGFLFLWREGIAFREVVKLEEEIVEGKLEELEGVTKDIK